A single Candidatus Hydrogenedens sp. DNA region contains:
- a CDS encoding DUF4838 domain-containing protein — protein sequence MVICCLWVFGSDGEGEADFVLVKNGKPVCCIVVSENPTLSARLASLELQYHILKMTGAELPIKSDAEPVSKRKILVGDSHLANDLGFRSSDLAPQEYIIAFRTDALILLGRDWEDTEANRRELGRPMSCGNTLADTRHKIDYWQTVGMPLRSQGEMELPGVYDDQGTCYAVYHFLEQFCGVRWYGPNEINVIIPTQSTLMVKSIDIRRSPALKYRDALWSGFWPFMQKQWGTVSRAEVFLFWRRLRLGGEKWAGNHTFHKYTIEKYFTDPEYQAKGSGSGTQLCYTHPKLIQEVAQMADDFFDGTKDVPEGWKAVGNYFAIVPDDNLKFCRCDRCRKLITSGRDMWTGQFSSGRMSNYIFSFVNAVARELQETHPDKYITALAYWEYALPPRGFDIEPNVSIAPCLHTCYYAIHKEMRENDMNLYHDWLKKAKAPVFLWNYYHHPMEAGLVGGFKCFPNIMVHKTAEIMRKFIGDGIRGIFICGEQDMLEGYVIAKIWDDPTQDIDAILDEFFHLYFGNASEPMKKFYLSIEQIACNPENYPKPYYKPNGIDWKNVAWTTLGTEERMMELGELISQAQSSAQTDAEKQRVRQWQEALWDWMLKGREEYYSNQKHE from the coding sequence ATGGTTATATGTTGTTTGTGGGTATTTGGAAGTGATGGGGAAGGGGAAGCGGATTTTGTTCTGGTAAAGAACGGCAAGCCTGTTTGTTGTATTGTTGTATCTGAAAATCCGACGCTATCAGCACGCCTTGCATCATTGGAGTTGCAATACCATATCTTGAAAATGACAGGGGCGGAATTGCCTATTAAAAGTGATGCAGAACCTGTTTCGAAACGGAAAATACTTGTTGGAGATAGTCATCTTGCTAATGATTTAGGTTTTCGGAGTTCAGACCTGGCTCCACAGGAGTATATTATCGCATTTCGCACAGATGCGCTGATTCTTTTAGGTCGGGATTGGGAAGATACAGAAGCAAATCGCCGTGAATTAGGCAGACCGATGAGTTGTGGAAACACCCTCGCAGATACACGTCATAAAATTGATTATTGGCAAACTGTCGGTATGCCATTGCGTAGTCAAGGGGAAATGGAATTGCCTGGGGTATATGATGACCAGGGGACTTGTTATGCGGTGTATCATTTCCTCGAACAGTTTTGTGGTGTTCGCTGGTATGGTCCGAATGAGATTAATGTTATTATTCCTACTCAATCTACACTTATGGTAAAAAGCATAGATATTCGCCGTTCACCTGCGTTGAAATATCGGGACGCTTTATGGTCAGGTTTCTGGCCCTTTATGCAAAAGCAATGGGGAACGGTATCCCGTGCTGAAGTATTTCTATTCTGGCGACGATTGCGTTTAGGAGGTGAGAAATGGGCAGGGAACCACACATTCCATAAATATACAATTGAGAAGTATTTTACCGACCCGGAATATCAGGCGAAAGGCTCTGGTTCCGGTACACAGCTGTGTTATACACACCCCAAACTGATACAGGAAGTAGCACAGATGGCAGATGATTTTTTTGATGGAACTAAGGATGTGCCGGAAGGCTGGAAAGCAGTAGGAAACTATTTCGCTATTGTTCCTGATGATAATTTGAAATTTTGCCGATGTGACCGTTGTCGGAAATTAATAACCTCTGGTCGTGATATGTGGACGGGACAGTTTAGTAGTGGTCGCATGAGCAATTATATTTTCTCCTTTGTGAATGCGGTAGCAAGAGAATTACAAGAGACACATCCAGATAAATATATTACCGCCCTTGCATATTGGGAATATGCCTTACCTCCCCGTGGTTTTGATATTGAGCCAAATGTATCCATAGCCCCATGTCTACATACCTGCTACTATGCTATTCATAAAGAAATGCGAGAGAACGATATGAACCTATATCATGACTGGCTGAAAAAAGCAAAGGCACCTGTTTTTTTGTGGAATTATTATCACCATCCGATGGAGGCGGGATTGGTAGGTGGATTTAAATGTTTCCCAAACATTATGGTTCATAAGACCGCAGAAATTATGCGGAAGTTTATCGGGGACGGAATACGAGGTATTTTTATATGTGGTGAACAAGATATGTTAGAAGGGTATGTTATTGCTAAAATCTGGGATGACCCGACGCAGGATATAGATGCAATATTAGATGAGTTTTTTCATCTCTATTTTGGCAATGCAAGTGAACCTATGAAAAAATTTTACCTGTCAATTGAGCAAATTGCGTGCAATCCGGAGAACTACCCGAAGCCATATTACAAACCGAATGGAATTGACTGGAAAAATGTAGCATGGACCACTTTAGGTACAGAAGAACGAATGATGGAATTAGGCGAGCTTATTTCACAGGCACAGTCCTCTGCACAAACCGATGCAGAAAAACAGAGAGTCCGACAATGGCAAGAAGCACTCTGGGACTGGATGCTTAAAGGTCGAGAAGAATATTATTCAAATCAAAAACATGAGTAG
- a CDS encoding LysM peptidoglycan-binding domain-containing protein — translation MTLFLSLFVFISSYAVPFDVQLSPDQILPIVFIDEPLIVAVSGPPNTPFEMEVNITNINGESVIQFIPDKPITYPSGKYWVSVSELTPLRTFLIANISIKYKNESNEWKIPFCRVERNTETSGLPPVVLHNPDNDGLYVAQMIGIRKVSFDDNTSDLETRIKKAISMKYYVSFVFNYDKHASPLDAFEDLNNRFGGYISTWEIEGNYTPDFLNKCVQIARKSKSIGTFRPSFKSLESIPSVIQAVSSEELHEIAWSGEVQGRENFDIVRNTIIGYGGEGIKLFLHFNNGNLPADTVAQIQKLWEMKSCGVDSFVIPYTVLIQDGKVSQLLSFLSGISRFWGEEAESVGWYTYSDNLHAFIFQTLTHWFMAFWGSEPLKLTGEGLATTQLFDCYGNPATLPQIENGTLSLNSRLEPQYLIGNTYEVLYKAAENALARLAQEINSDTYTSLKNPVITNAVKSIADNPKDSQSRSHILNLLRELPQLEQVQVKDYETFVRKNLLIAKLSCFIKRTCITEQFRGEPFREPLLDIITRSEEKITEYLTGSTSHSENDYRANWILSEVHQLMERASKLTSAGKRIEATGLAYLAESRAQSLEYLRSSPVAIPDIDKLTPITPITIAKKEEQKVEPPKPTETAVSSESKTSVATTTEPKPKKETTEGPILHTVKRGETIASISKLYGISEAEFCAWNGVRKGSALKAGKIYKILQPKTKPEQKTEEPKMVDANEYIVQKGDYPALIAKKLGVSTNELLKVNNLTEKSRLQIGQKLRIPGDKKQKVEEKKQEPASPSQEKVEQPTPQEAVTQEAVMQKEGEEKTEERREEKLLVQTEQSSIETKSEEGMKIYKLLPGDTPAIVAKKFGVPVQSLMEFNNITDPTKLRAGQELKIPSVEGSKIKEEPKKESLKSEREEQKTESSAPQSTEEKIHIVSKGDNPYTISKKYGVPLDALLKANQLTEKSTLSIGQKLIIPAPTKEQ, via the coding sequence ATGACACTTTTTTTATCATTATTTGTTTTTATTTCCTCTTATGCAGTTCCTTTTGATGTCCAATTGTCTCCTGACCAGATATTGCCCATTGTTTTTATTGATGAACCGCTAATTGTTGCAGTTTCAGGACCGCCTAATACACCATTTGAAATGGAAGTAAATATTACCAATATAAATGGTGAATCGGTTATTCAGTTCATCCCTGACAAACCGATTACATATCCGAGTGGAAAATATTGGGTCTCTGTTTCCGAATTAACTCCATTACGGACGTTTTTAATAGCAAACATTTCGATAAAGTATAAAAATGAGTCCAATGAGTGGAAAATCCCTTTCTGTAGAGTTGAACGAAACACAGAAACGTCAGGGTTGCCACCAGTTGTTCTCCACAATCCAGATAATGATGGTTTATATGTGGCTCAAATGATAGGGATACGTAAGGTATCTTTTGATGACAACACATCAGATTTAGAAACACGTATAAAAAAAGCAATATCCATGAAATATTATGTTTCATTTGTTTTTAACTATGACAAACACGCATCTCCATTAGATGCTTTTGAAGATTTAAATAATCGGTTTGGCGGTTATATAAGCACATGGGAAATCGAAGGTAATTATACCCCTGATTTTTTAAATAAATGTGTCCAGATAGCAAGAAAATCTAAAAGTATAGGGACATTTCGTCCTTCATTCAAATCGTTAGAATCAATACCCTCTGTTATTCAAGCGGTTTCTTCTGAAGAACTTCATGAAATTGCATGGAGTGGCGAGGTACAAGGACGAGAAAATTTTGATATAGTAAGGAATACAATTATTGGTTATGGTGGAGAAGGTATTAAGCTATTTCTACATTTTAATAACGGGAATTTGCCAGCAGACACAGTTGCCCAAATTCAGAAACTTTGGGAAATGAAATCTTGTGGCGTAGATAGTTTCGTAATTCCATATACAGTGTTAATCCAGGACGGCAAAGTCTCACAACTCTTATCTTTTCTATCAGGTATTTCCCGTTTTTGGGGTGAAGAGGCGGAGTCAGTCGGGTGGTATACGTATTCAGATAATTTGCATGCGTTTATTTTCCAGACATTAACTCATTGGTTTATGGCTTTCTGGGGTTCAGAACCGTTGAAATTAACAGGAGAAGGTTTAGCGACAACTCAACTTTTTGATTGCTATGGAAACCCTGCAACATTACCGCAAATTGAAAATGGGACACTGAGCCTCAATTCAAGACTTGAACCCCAGTATTTGATAGGCAATACGTATGAAGTATTATATAAAGCGGCTGAAAATGCGTTGGCAAGGTTAGCTCAAGAAATAAACAGTGATACCTATACTTCGTTGAAAAATCCCGTTATCACGAACGCTGTGAAGAGTATTGCTGATAATCCTAAAGATAGCCAAAGTCGTAGTCATATCTTAAATCTGTTGCGTGAATTACCGCAATTGGAACAAGTGCAGGTAAAAGATTATGAAACATTCGTTCGAAAAAATTTACTTATTGCTAAATTGTCCTGCTTTATTAAAAGAACGTGCATTACCGAGCAATTTCGGGGGGAACCATTCCGCGAACCTCTTTTAGACATCATTACTCGTAGTGAAGAGAAAATAACAGAGTATCTAACAGGTTCCACATCACATTCCGAAAATGATTATCGGGCAAATTGGATTTTGTCAGAGGTACATCAACTTATGGAGCGTGCAAGCAAGTTAACCTCCGCAGGTAAACGTATTGAGGCTACAGGGTTAGCATATCTTGCAGAGAGCAGGGCTCAATCTCTCGAATATCTACGGTCTTCACCAGTGGCTATTCCAGATATCGATAAATTAACTCCAATTACACCAATAACCATAGCGAAAAAGGAAGAACAAAAAGTAGAACCGCCGAAACCTACTGAAACAGCCGTATCTTCTGAAAGTAAGACATCTGTTGCAACTACTACTGAGCCTAAGCCTAAGAAGGAAACAACCGAAGGTCCTATTCTACATACAGTCAAGCGAGGTGAAACTATTGCTTCAATATCCAAACTTTATGGAATTTCTGAGGCAGAATTCTGTGCTTGGAATGGGGTACGTAAAGGTTCAGCATTAAAGGCGGGTAAAATTTATAAAATACTACAGCCTAAAACAAAACCTGAGCAAAAAACAGAAGAACCAAAAATGGTTGATGCTAATGAATACATTGTACAAAAAGGGGACTACCCTGCTCTTATAGCAAAAAAACTCGGTGTGTCTACAAACGAACTGTTAAAGGTGAATAACCTTACAGAAAAATCACGATTACAAATTGGACAAAAACTAAGAATACCAGGTGATAAAAAACAGAAGGTAGAAGAAAAGAAGCAGGAGCCAGCATCACCTTCGCAAGAAAAAGTAGAACAACCAACCCCACAAGAAGCGGTAACACAAGAAGCAGTAATGCAAAAAGAGGGAGAAGAGAAAACAGAAGAAAGACGAGAAGAAAAACTGTTAGTTCAAACAGAACAATCCTCTATAGAAACAAAATCAGAAGAAGGAATGAAGATATATAAATTGCTTCCTGGTGACACTCCTGCTATTGTTGCCAAAAAATTTGGTGTACCTGTTCAATCTCTTATGGAATTTAATAATATAACTGACCCCACAAAATTACGGGCGGGTCAGGAATTAAAGATACCCTCAGTAGAAGGTAGCAAAATAAAAGAGGAACCCAAAAAAGAAAGTCTTAAATCGGAGAGAGAAGAGCAAAAAACAGAATCATCAGCACCTCAAAGCACGGAAGAAAAAATTCATATAGTTTCTA
- a CDS encoding MBL fold metallo-hydrolase, which translates to MEIKVYEITPFFVNTYILIDDGEAIVIDPGEANMRLIQDLKNLSVRAVINTHCHIDHCGGNASVCRATGAPLLMHPESEVVLQTLGQQALLFGVPFQSSPPPDDYLQEGDEIKVGNITLKVLYTPGHAPGHISLVSDGFVFVGDVLFQGSIGRTDLPGGDYDTLIKSIKEKLFVLPDDTIVYSGHGPATTIGIERETNPFVGEF; encoded by the coding sequence TTGGAAATAAAAGTTTATGAAATAACTCCTTTTTTTGTGAACACTTACATTTTGATTGATGATGGAGAAGCCATTGTTATTGACCCCGGTGAAGCAAATATGAGACTCATTCAGGACCTAAAGAATTTGTCTGTTCGTGCTGTTATTAACACACATTGTCATATAGACCATTGTGGAGGTAATGCCAGTGTTTGCCGTGCAACAGGTGCTCCGTTGTTGATGCACCCTGAAAGTGAAGTTGTATTGCAAACTTTGGGACAGCAGGCTCTGCTGTTTGGCGTTCCGTTTCAATCCTCTCCACCCCCTGATGACTACCTTCAAGAAGGAGACGAAATTAAGGTAGGGAATATTACGTTGAAGGTGTTATATACTCCAGGGCATGCGCCTGGGCATATTTCCTTAGTAAGTGATGGTTTCGTATTTGTTGGCGATGTTCTTTTTCAAGGTTCTATTGGGAGAACAGACCTTCCCGGTGGCGACTATGATACATTAATAAAATCTATCAAAGAAAAACTCTTCGTTTTACCTGATGATACCATCGTTTATTCCGGACATGGTCCTGCGACAACCATTGGTATTGAACGAGAAACAAACCCATTTGTGGGCGAGTTCTGA
- a CDS encoding exo-alpha-sialidase: MKNCGFVLILMLLIGQFAYSFPEVVCVNPQILIQKVFGTETPGGKYKHPASITELDNGDLYLAYYCGTGEYEDDTKVFGSRLPKGSNQWQSPVVIADIPWLGEGNPVVWQGPNGIVWLFYVVRYGETWCTSRIHYKISKDGANTWSDSAVLAFEPGMMVRSQPLLLSNDKFILPAYHEKGDDPEFTAPETSSVFFIHDLKTRTWTQSNHVHSRIGNLQPSVVALSNTHLLAYCRRGGGYDPIPDGFIVRTESFDGGKTWTDGVDTEFVNPNAAIDLIKLKNGHLLLFFNDNPGDRNPLSVAISMDEGKTWKIKRDLVRGKDSYAYPYAIQLKDGRIALIFTSHERTQINLAIFTEDQLINWNEKSNNKE; encoded by the coding sequence ATGAAGAATTGTGGGTTTGTTTTGATTTTAATGTTGCTCATCGGACAATTTGCCTATTCTTTCCCAGAAGTCGTATGCGTAAACCCTCAAATACTTATACAAAAAGTATTTGGAACAGAAACACCTGGGGGAAAGTATAAGCATCCAGCATCCATAACAGAACTGGATAATGGTGATTTGTATCTGGCATATTATTGCGGTACTGGGGAGTATGAAGATGATACAAAAGTATTTGGTTCAAGGTTGCCGAAAGGTTCTAACCAATGGCAATCGCCAGTAGTTATTGCAGATATTCCGTGGCTTGGTGAGGGAAATCCTGTAGTTTGGCAGGGACCAAATGGTATTGTCTGGTTATTTTATGTGGTGCGATATGGTGAAACGTGGTGCACATCGCGGATACATTATAAAATTTCAAAGGATGGAGCCAATACATGGTCTGACTCTGCTGTGCTTGCATTTGAGCCAGGTATGATGGTGCGTTCTCAACCGTTGTTGTTAAGCAATGACAAATTTATTCTGCCTGCATACCACGAGAAAGGTGATGACCCAGAATTTACTGCACCAGAAACAAGCTCCGTATTCTTTATTCATGATTTAAAAACTCGCACATGGACACAAAGCAATCATGTCCACTCACGTATCGGTAATTTACAACCTTCTGTTGTAGCCTTGAGCAATACACATCTTCTTGCATACTGCCGTCGAGGAGGAGGGTATGACCCAATTCCAGATGGTTTCATTGTGCGAACCGAGTCGTTTGATGGCGGGAAGACATGGACAGATGGCGTAGACACAGAATTTGTAAACCCTAATGCTGCTATCGACCTTATAAAGTTAAAAAATGGACATCTTCTATTGTTTTTTAATGATAACCCAGGGGATAGAAATCCTCTTTCCGTAGCAATCTCAATGGATGAAGGGAAAACATGGAAGATAAAAAGAGACCTTGTGCGTGGTAAGGATTCGTATGCTTACCCGTATGCCATACAGTTGAAGGATGGTAGAATAGCATTGATTTTTACCTCACATGAACGCACACAAATTAATCTCGCTATTTTTACTGAAGACCAACTTATTAACTGGAATGAAAAAAGTAACAATAAGGAATAA
- a CDS encoding acetylxylan esterase, whose amino-acid sequence MISTTLFSIHFILFHAILWVNACEWGELNVPEDGNYAVWVWTEKGKSGEVIIDNQKLSYSAPEKEKDKKDVTDYIWLNIKSLTIKNSQTIQVHGDTNVFSIVLSNQTDYNPEIWCKYARVLQEPKRVSDARVEMIRNTNTVFTMPHFDNLQDWESFAEHLRRTISIACGLFPEREKCPLNAKIFDKFQGDGFTVEKVYFESFTGFYVTGNLYRPVKEGKHPGVLCPHGHWKEGRFENSNIGSVPARCITMARMGFVVFSYDMVGYNDSQQLPHNWGTNLLKLWAIHPCAVQLWNSIRSLDFLQALPDVDPEQIACTGASGGGTQTFLLFSVEPRVKVSAPVNMISCSMQGGCICENAPLIRRNASNMEIGALMAPRPMILVCATGDWTRATPRVEYPAIRSIYKLYGEDANLEYQQVNAEHNYNKESREAVYRFFGKRFFPQQNWEQFSEPDLEIPPKESLRVFTDDKIEELKKAGYDETLNKFVSEKKSLRNKYIAIKKEQVKEFREKDKHSLAVVTGAEIPAINDTLGTCVSVSRETTFVLERWIISRAKIHDQVPLLFYRSNKPETQKVVLCVHHEGKGYFVNPDGSLHPALQNLMQKGYAIALVDLFLTGEHQSPLEKVKRKETSNYLDTFLNTRPAEQIQDIITSLVWLSSRRDLQTPITLIGMGNAGVLSLLAGAICDIANPIFADMNELDLNDDSIWEQYFYIPCIRSIGDIQNALWWIVPERNCSIFHVHPNLSLYAPVAIQNQIKDLNDLVALVN is encoded by the coding sequence ATGATTAGCACAACTTTATTTTCCATACATTTTATCCTTTTCCATGCCATTCTCTGGGTTAATGCTTGCGAATGGGGCGAATTAAATGTCCCAGAGGATGGAAATTATGCTGTTTGGGTCTGGACAGAAAAAGGCAAATCAGGAGAAGTAATTATTGATAATCAAAAATTATCTTATTCTGCACCTGAAAAAGAGAAAGATAAAAAGGATGTAACAGACTATATATGGTTGAACATAAAATCATTAACTATAAAAAATAGCCAAACCATACAGGTTCATGGAGATACAAATGTCTTTTCTATTGTGCTCTCCAATCAGACAGATTACAATCCCGAGATATGGTGTAAATACGCACGAGTTTTACAAGAGCCAAAACGAGTATCCGATGCTCGTGTAGAGATGATACGCAATACAAATACAGTTTTTACTATGCCCCATTTTGACAATTTACAGGACTGGGAATCATTTGCAGAACACCTTCGCAGAACCATATCTATTGCATGTGGTCTCTTCCCTGAGCGAGAAAAGTGTCCGCTAAATGCAAAAATATTTGATAAATTTCAAGGGGATGGTTTTACTGTAGAAAAGGTATATTTTGAATCGTTCACTGGATTTTATGTTACGGGCAATTTATATCGTCCCGTTAAAGAGGGAAAACATCCAGGGGTTTTATGCCCTCATGGACATTGGAAAGAAGGGCGATTTGAGAATAGTAATATAGGCTCTGTTCCTGCTCGATGCATTACTATGGCTCGCATGGGTTTTGTCGTGTTTAGTTATGATATGGTTGGTTATAACGATTCACAGCAACTCCCTCATAACTGGGGTACTAATTTGCTAAAATTATGGGCTATTCATCCATGTGCCGTCCAGTTATGGAATAGCATTCGGTCATTGGATTTTCTACAAGCATTACCGGATGTTGACCCTGAACAAATCGCATGCACGGGTGCTTCTGGCGGAGGGACACAAACATTTCTACTATTTTCAGTAGAACCACGAGTTAAAGTCTCCGCACCTGTTAATATGATTTCCTGTTCCATGCAGGGAGGCTGTATCTGCGAAAATGCCCCGTTAATTCGCAGAAATGCATCGAATATGGAAATAGGGGCATTAATGGCTCCGCGCCCCATGATACTTGTATGTGCCACAGGTGATTGGACACGGGCAACTCCTCGGGTGGAATATCCTGCAATCCGAAGCATATACAAATTGTATGGTGAAGACGCAAATTTAGAATACCAGCAGGTCAACGCAGAACATAACTATAATAAAGAAAGCCGTGAAGCGGTATATCGTTTCTTTGGGAAACGGTTCTTTCCACAACAAAATTGGGAACAATTTTCAGAGCCAGATTTGGAAATTCCACCGAAAGAATCACTTCGCGTTTTTACAGATGATAAAATTGAAGAATTGAAAAAAGCAGGTTATGATGAAACATTAAATAAATTCGTTTCCGAGAAAAAGTCTTTGCGGAATAAATATATTGCAATAAAAAAAGAACAGGTAAAAGAATTCCGTGAAAAAGATAAGCATTCTCTCGCCGTTGTAACCGGTGCGGAAATACCTGCTATAAATGATACGTTGGGAACATGTGTCTCTGTGAGTAGAGAAACAACCTTTGTGTTAGAACGCTGGATTATATCACGGGCAAAAATTCACGACCAGGTACCTTTATTATTTTATAGGTCTAATAAACCAGAAACACAAAAAGTAGTGCTATGCGTTCATCATGAAGGCAAAGGATATTTTGTAAATCCGGATGGCTCACTTCATCCTGCACTTCAAAATCTTATGCAAAAAGGGTATGCAATCGCTCTGGTAGACCTATTTTTAACAGGAGAACATCAATCACCGCTTGAAAAAGTCAAACGGAAAGAAACCTCAAATTATCTGGATACATTCTTGAATACTCGACCTGCCGAACAGATACAGGATATTATCACATCGCTGGTTTGGTTAAGTTCCCGTAGAGATTTGCAAACACCTATTACATTAATCGGTATGGGAAATGCCGGTGTATTGTCATTACTCGCAGGGGCTATTTGTGATATTGCTAATCCTATCTTTGCAGATATGAACGAACTTGACCTAAATGATGATAGTATTTGGGAACAATATTTTTATATTCCCTGTATTCGGAGTATTGGCGATATCCAGAACGCCTTATGGTGGATTGTTCCTGAACGAAATTGCTCTATTTTCCATGTCCATCCAAATCTGTCTCTCTATGCACCTGTAGCTATTCAAAATCAAATCAAAGATTTGAACGACCTTGTAGCACTTGTAAATTAG
- a CDS encoding macro domain-containing protein produces MAIQPDLFSQTRPGIILFPTKIHWRGSSKIEWIEDGLIYLKEHYKEWGINSVAMPQIGCGLGGLPWEKVKKCIEKYFLNDPLIIELYINNPTNKYKGT; encoded by the coding sequence ATGGCAATTCAGCCTGATCTTTTCAGTCAAACAAGACCAGGAATAATTCTTTTCCCGACAAAAATTCATTGGAGAGGGAGTTCAAAAATAGAATGGATTGAAGATGGACTTATTTATCTTAAAGAGCATTATAAAGAGTGGGGGATAAACTCCGTTGCCATGCCTCAAATTGGTTGTGGACTTGGAGGATTACCCTGGGAGAAAGTTAAAAAGTGTATTGAAAAATACTTTTTAAATGACCCATTAATAATAGAATTATATATTAATAATCCTACTAATAAATATAAGGGAACATAG
- a CDS encoding sulfatase-like hydrolase/transferase yields MKDMSRREFVQKISVLSMGSFILSQMAYSEDKTEKKQDRPNFIVVLADDIGAKELSCYGNKEICTPNLDRMAQEGVKFETCYATPICHPTRVMLLTGQYGCHNGIYNFANMRGGPEPDSDIEDIAKSHRTFINLLKEAGYTTAMSGKWQLSGKLPKLIFECGFDEYCTWAYKNYIPPDVQYTSGFESDGRYARYWHPSIVRNGEYVPTKPDDYGPDIHNQFVIDFMNRHKDQPFVIYYPTCLTHAPYVPTPDSKKEGDDLKKSDKKNYKANVEYLDKLMGKLIEEIEKAGLKEKTIVIFAGDNGTGGSGKGEPTELGARVPMIVWGPGYVKQRGSVMELTDLSDILPTLCDWAGVTLPDDRPIDGVSLVPFLSGKRETTREWIFSFIADRRILRTKRWLLEDNSPLHYGRLYDCGDCRNGTGYKEVTNSDDAEVIKAKEYFNQLLEKLPAPKLDHEGPPTEKQKEQKNRQKIKQNKLERRVKKRMQEK; encoded by the coding sequence ATGAAAGACATGTCACGTCGAGAATTTGTGCAAAAAATTTCAGTCCTCAGTATGGGCTCATTTATACTTTCTCAAATGGCTTATTCGGAGGATAAAACGGAAAAGAAACAAGACCGTCCTAATTTTATTGTTGTACTGGCAGATGATATCGGGGCAAAAGAGTTGTCCTGCTATGGGAATAAAGAAATTTGCACACCCAACTTAGACCGCATGGCACAAGAAGGAGTAAAGTTTGAGACCTGCTATGCTACACCTATTTGTCACCCTACCCGTGTTATGCTGTTAACAGGACAATACGGTTGTCATAACGGTATATATAATTTTGCTAATATGCGAGGAGGACCGGAGCCTGATAGTGATATAGAAGATATTGCTAAAAGTCATCGAACCTTTATCAATCTGCTGAAAGAGGCAGGCTATACTACTGCCATGTCTGGCAAATGGCAATTATCCGGTAAACTACCTAAACTTATCTTTGAGTGTGGATTTGATGAATATTGCACATGGGCATATAAAAACTATATCCCGCCAGATGTTCAATATACGAGTGGATTTGAAAGCGATGGTAGATACGCCCGATATTGGCATCCGTCTATTGTTCGAAATGGTGAGTATGTCCCAACAAAACCCGATGACTATGGACCCGATATACATAATCAGTTTGTTATTGATTTTATGAACCGCCACAAAGACCAGCCATTTGTGATTTATTATCCAACCTGCCTCACTCATGCTCCTTATGTGCCGACACCGGATTCAAAAAAAGAAGGTGATGATTTAAAAAAGAGTGATAAAAAAAATTATAAAGCCAATGTGGAATATCTGGATAAACTCATGGGAAAACTGATAGAAGAGATTGAGAAGGCGGGACTGAAAGAAAAAACCATCGTTATTTTTGCAGGGGATAATGGTACGGGGGGATCAGGTAAAGGGGAGCCTACGGAATTAGGAGCACGTGTGCCGATGATAGTTTGGGGACCGGGTTATGTCAAACAACGAGGCAGTGTAATGGAACTAACAGACCTGTCGGATATTCTGCCGACGCTATGTGATTGGGCAGGTGTGACTCTACCCGATGATAGACCAATTGATGGTGTATCCCTGGTACCGTTCCTCAGCGGAAAAAGAGAAACAACCCGCGAATGGATATTCAGTTTCATTGCTGACCGACGCATCCTGAGGACAAAACGCTGGCTATTAGAAGACAATTCCCCTCTCCATTATGGGAGACTATATGACTGCGGAGATTGTCGTAACGGGACTGGCTATAAAGAAGTAACCAATTCCGATGATGCCGAGGTTATCAAAGCCAAAGAATATTTCAACCAACTTTTAGAAAAACTTCCCGCTCCTAAATTAGACCACGAAGGTCCTCCCACAGAAAAGCAAAAAGAACAAAAAAATAGACAAAAAATAAAACAAAACAAACTTGAAAGACGAGTAAAGAAAAGAATGCAAGAAAAGTAG